A single genomic interval of halophilic archaeon DL31 harbors:
- a CDS encoding regulatory protein ArsR (KEGG: hla:Hlac_2991 transcriptional regulator, ArsR family~PFAM: HTH transcriptional regulator, ArsR~SMART: HTH transcriptional regulator, ArsR) — MALLKSDVPIREVVTTDPEKAKALENDVRAKIIDMLADEEMTIEGIHEELQRRGEDKAETTVRHHVNVLKDAGMVEIARLEEAGGGTRKYYKSNTRMFSYDLPEGSDQTLSAAQEHTTEELRTLLESLYETHGDDIELVAEEMKPCEYCGTQHYEEFIIRELLNRALLELGETGDLDDVLSQAR, encoded by the coding sequence ATGGCGCTACTCAAATCTGACGTGCCGATCCGCGAGGTCGTCACCACCGATCCCGAGAAGGCGAAAGCCCTTGAGAACGACGTCCGGGCGAAGATTATAGACATGCTCGCCGACGAGGAGATGACGATCGAGGGGATTCATGAGGAACTCCAGCGACGGGGCGAGGACAAGGCCGAGACGACGGTGCGTCACCACGTGAACGTCCTGAAGGACGCTGGGATGGTCGAGATCGCCCGGCTCGAAGAGGCTGGCGGCGGCACCCGGAAGTACTACAAATCGAATACGCGGATGTTCTCCTACGACCTCCCCGAGGGCAGCGACCAGACACTCAGCGCGGCGCAGGAACACACAACCGAGGAGCTGCGAACACTACTCGAGTCCCTCTATGAGACTCATGGGGACGACATCGAGTTGGTTGCCGAAGAAATGAAACCGTGTGAGTACTGTGGGACCCAGCACTACGAGGAGTTCATCATTCGGGAACTCCTCAACAGAGCGCTCCTAGAACTCGGGGAGACTGGGGACTTGGACGACGTGTTAAGCCAAGCACGGTGA
- a CDS encoding Heavy metal transport/detoxification protein (PFAM: Heavy metal transport/detoxification protein~KEGG: hla:Hlac_2989 heavy metal transport/detoxification protein) yields MQRKTISVTGMSCNGCEQTVGNALKTIDGVTRVDADHEGDTVEIVVEETVTDDDLHAAIEQAGYDVAA; encoded by the coding sequence ATGCAGCGAAAGACGATCTCCGTTACCGGGATGTCGTGCAACGGCTGCGAACAGACCGTCGGAAACGCCCTCAAAACCATTGACGGTGTGACCCGCGTCGACGCCGACCACGAGGGCGACACCGTCGAAATCGTCGTCGAAGAGACCGTGACCGACGACGACCTCCACGCCGCCATCGAGCAGGCCGGCTACGACGTAGCGGCCTAA
- a CDS encoding sodium/hydrogen exchanger (PFAM: Cation/H+ exchanger~KEGG: hbo:Hbor_25780 na+ antiporter), giving the protein MSGFTSLLLSVLGVFALSLAVRLVVRNQDRVAFASALVFIGVVVSAVGFSFDLELTDDLILTIFLPTIIFHGTTTIDVRELWRNTSLIVVLTVVGLPLAIVILGAVGTVAFGFPLLVALLFATIILPTDPAAVLSIFDELDVAEQLAVTIEGESLLNDGVAVVIFSAVVAVFEASGSVAALATPGALIAIAGDIAVVGGGGFVVGVVVGYLAHTVMRRLEDEMSILLLTVLVAYGSFLLAEHFLGMSGILAVVGAGLLMGAHEETHHKMSTSESHIQELWTTAAFLVTTMLYVLIGAEIRIDAFLGNAGLVGSAAILVVVVRAATIYPLVSGTNLIRGQPIPLYYQHVMVWGGLHTVVPVALVLSLPPGFPFREQLQVMVFGVAVISIVVQGLLMPTVLTRLGLGDSSGG; this is encoded by the coding sequence GTGAGCGGGTTCACATCGCTGCTACTGAGCGTTCTCGGAGTGTTCGCACTGTCGTTGGCCGTTCGATTGGTGGTCCGCAACCAGGACCGGGTCGCGTTCGCGAGTGCGCTCGTGTTCATCGGCGTGGTCGTGTCGGCAGTGGGATTCTCGTTCGACCTCGAACTCACCGACGACCTGATCCTGACGATTTTCCTGCCGACAATCATTTTCCACGGGACGACGACGATCGACGTTCGGGAGCTGTGGCGGAACACGAGCCTGATCGTGGTTCTCACGGTCGTCGGGCTCCCCCTTGCGATCGTGATTCTCGGTGCGGTCGGCACGGTCGCGTTCGGATTCCCGTTGCTTGTCGCACTGCTGTTTGCAACGATCATCCTCCCGACCGACCCCGCCGCAGTGCTGTCAATCTTCGACGAGCTTGACGTCGCCGAACAGCTCGCGGTCACCATCGAAGGCGAGAGCCTCCTCAACGACGGTGTCGCGGTCGTGATTTTCTCCGCGGTGGTCGCCGTGTTCGAAGCCTCCGGATCGGTCGCGGCGCTTGCGACACCGGGCGCACTCATCGCCATCGCCGGCGACATCGCTGTCGTCGGTGGTGGCGGCTTCGTTGTGGGCGTGGTCGTCGGCTATCTCGCCCACACCGTGATGCGCCGGCTCGAAGACGAGATGAGCATCCTCCTGCTCACGGTCCTCGTTGCCTACGGGAGTTTTTTACTCGCCGAACATTTTCTCGGTATGAGCGGGATTCTCGCGGTCGTGGGAGCGGGGCTGTTGATGGGTGCACACGAAGAGACCCACCACAAGATGAGCACGAGCGAGTCCCACATCCAGGAACTCTGGACGACCGCGGCCTTTCTCGTCACGACGATGCTGTACGTCCTCATCGGTGCCGAAATCCGGATCGACGCGTTTTTGGGAAACGCCGGGCTCGTGGGCTCCGCCGCGATTCTTGTCGTCGTCGTCCGCGCTGCCACGATCTACCCGTTGGTTTCGGGGACCAACCTCATACGCGGCCAGCCGATTCCCCTGTACTACCAGCACGTGATGGTCTGGGGCGGTCTGCACACGGTCGTGCCGGTTGCGCTGGTGTTGTCGCTCCCTCCGGGATTTCCGTTCCGCGAGCAACTGCAGGTGATGGTGTTCGGCGTCGCCGTTATCAGTATCGTCGTCCAGGGCCTGTTGATGCCGACCGTCCTGACACGGCTTGGGCTGGGCGATTCGAGCGGCGGATGA
- a CDS encoding heavy metal translocating P-type ATPase (TIGRFAM: ATPase, P-type, heavy metal translocating; ATPase, P type, cation/copper-transporter; ATPase, P-type, K/Mg/Cd/Cu/Zn/Na/Ca/Na/H-transporter~KEGG: hla:Hlac_2990 heavy metal translocating P-type ATPase~PFAM: ATPase, P-type, ATPase-associated region; Heavy metal transport/detoxification protein; Haloacid dehalogenase-like hydrolase), whose amino-acid sequence MGTTHEQFNVGGMSCSFCAESIKKAYARTEGVEDVDVSLAHEEVLVQYDDAILSEVKVKDTLRDLGYTIRDPDKAKRYEQQQAELADGKQRLLLAGGASVVVAALMGWMIFVVGRFESASLAMDIAALALALGTMFGPGRYITKKAFQSLRRGIFNQHVLLEAGAFAGLLGGFLGLFVFSGFPTVHFFAVSVFITTYHILSEYTSLTVRTRASQAVQSLLNLQPDTARRVTRNGEIEEVPVDDLEVDNRVRVKPGESVPVDGVVVEGNSTVDESVATGEPIPVEKSEGDEVIGGSVNETGTLLVEVTATGEDAFLNQVAREIEEARAMKPGIIQLADRVLKYFVPGVLIIAALSFVFWLVAPLGWGADPDIQRGAFAALAVLVLGYPCALGMATPLALIRGGGKAANRGILMRSGDAFQIFPDVDHILLDKTGTITVGEPAVSDVVTLKSDEREMIETTASAEAFSEHPLADAILDHADDRGVAYTDPESFDSVTGKGVRATVDGSTVLVGKPGWLEEAGIDLSAARDEIERLQERGLTVSGVVRDGVLVGLLGIGDELKADATETVQRITDAGITPVMITGDNERTAQAVADDVGIDRVMADVLPDEKREEIGRLQDDGHRVAMVGDGINDAPALTQADIGIAIGAGTDIAIESADIVLMGDQLGGVMDAYEIGKESYRKTRQNLIVAFSFNGIGVAAATTGLVHPVFAMIAMVLSVSAVLANSFGGQLLSGEGVNTDFAVQGSDTSGKDPTTAD is encoded by the coding sequence ATGGGAACGACACACGAACAGTTCAACGTCGGCGGGATGTCCTGCTCGTTCTGCGCCGAGAGTATCAAAAAGGCGTACGCCCGCACTGAAGGCGTTGAGGACGTCGACGTGAGTCTCGCACACGAGGAGGTCCTCGTCCAGTACGACGACGCCATTCTGAGCGAAGTCAAGGTGAAGGACACACTCCGCGATCTCGGGTACACCATCCGTGACCCGGATAAGGCAAAGCGATACGAGCAACAGCAGGCTGAACTCGCAGACGGCAAGCAACGGCTCCTCCTCGCGGGCGGTGCCTCGGTCGTCGTCGCCGCGTTGATGGGGTGGATGATCTTCGTGGTGGGCCGGTTCGAGTCAGCGTCCCTGGCGATGGATATCGCGGCGCTCGCGTTGGCACTCGGGACGATGTTCGGCCCCGGCAGGTACATCACGAAGAAAGCCTTCCAGAGTCTCCGCAGAGGTATTTTCAACCAACATGTCCTCCTGGAGGCTGGCGCGTTCGCGGGACTGCTCGGTGGGTTCCTCGGGTTGTTCGTCTTCTCTGGGTTCCCGACCGTCCACTTCTTCGCCGTCTCCGTGTTCATCACCACCTACCACATCCTCTCGGAGTACACCAGTCTCACCGTCCGGACGCGGGCCTCGCAGGCCGTCCAGAGCCTCCTCAACCTCCAGCCGGACACTGCCCGTCGCGTCACCAGGAACGGGGAGATCGAAGAAGTCCCCGTCGACGACCTCGAGGTCGACAACCGAGTCCGCGTCAAGCCCGGCGAGAGCGTCCCTGTCGACGGCGTCGTCGTCGAAGGAAACTCAACGGTCGACGAGTCGGTTGCCACCGGCGAGCCCATCCCCGTCGAGAAGAGCGAGGGCGACGAGGTGATCGGCGGTAGCGTCAACGAAACCGGGACGTTGCTCGTCGAGGTGACCGCAACCGGTGAGGATGCGTTCCTGAATCAGGTTGCCCGCGAGATCGAGGAGGCTCGGGCCATGAAACCCGGCATCATCCAGCTCGCCGACCGCGTGCTCAAGTACTTCGTTCCGGGCGTGCTGATCATCGCCGCGTTATCGTTCGTATTTTGGCTGGTCGCACCACTCGGGTGGGGCGCGGACCCCGACATCCAGCGTGGGGCGTTCGCGGCGCTGGCAGTACTCGTCCTCGGATACCCGTGTGCGCTCGGGATGGCGACGCCGCTGGCGCTCATCCGAGGCGGCGGGAAGGCCGCTAATCGGGGGATTCTGATGCGGTCGGGCGACGCCTTCCAGATCTTCCCCGACGTCGACCATATCCTGCTGGATAAGACGGGAACCATCACCGTCGGTGAACCTGCCGTCAGTGACGTGGTCACCCTCAAGAGCGACGAGCGCGAGATGATAGAAACGACGGCGAGCGCGGAAGCCTTCTCGGAACATCCGCTGGCCGACGCTATCTTAGACCATGCCGATGACCGCGGTGTCGCGTACACCGATCCCGAATCCTTCGACTCCGTGACGGGCAAGGGTGTCCGCGCAACAGTCGACGGGAGCACCGTCCTCGTCGGAAAACCCGGCTGGCTCGAAGAGGCGGGAATCGACCTGTCGGCCGCACGCGACGAAATCGAGCGCCTCCAAGAGCGCGGCCTCACTGTCTCCGGAGTCGTCCGCGACGGTGTGCTCGTGGGACTGCTCGGCATCGGTGACGAACTGAAAGCCGACGCGACTGAGACCGTCCAGCGAATCACCGACGCCGGTATCACGCCCGTGATGATCACCGGCGACAACGAACGCACCGCGCAGGCGGTTGCCGACGACGTCGGTATCGACCGTGTGATGGCGGATGTCCTCCCCGACGAAAAGCGCGAGGAGATTGGGCGTCTCCAGGATGACGGTCACCGCGTGGCGATGGTCGGGGACGGCATCAATGACGCACCCGCCCTCACGCAGGCCGACATCGGCATCGCCATCGGCGCAGGCACGGACATCGCCATCGAATCGGCCGACATCGTGCTGATGGGAGACCAACTCGGTGGTGTGATGGATGCCTATGAGATCGGCAAAGAGAGCTACCGCAAGACGCGACAGAACCTCATCGTCGCCTTCTCGTTCAACGGCATCGGTGTGGCGGCCGCAACGACCGGCCTCGTCCACCCCGTGTTCGCGATGATCGCGATGGTACTCTCAGTCTCGGCTGTGCTCGCAAACAGCTTTGGCGGGCAACTCCTCTCGGGCGAGGGCGTCAATACCGACTTCGCCGTCCAAGGGAGCGATACGAGCGGGAAAGACCCAACGACGGCCGATTAG
- a CDS encoding Protein of unknown function DUF2078, membrane (PFAM: Protein of unknown function DUF2078, membrane~KEGG: hla:Hlac_2993 hypothetical protein), protein METERTSERDRPLRLILIVVASILIIPLVLMAVMMPMMWMVGGMETGGAVSMSPVWGIGMMLVFLLIVLGVGYALYRTLTQAGISSGDPAVEELRVAYARGELSQEEFEQRREALKETNQ, encoded by the coding sequence ATGGAAACTGAACGAACCTCCGAGCGTGACAGGCCGCTCCGGCTCATATTGATCGTCGTCGCTAGTATTCTGATCATTCCGCTCGTGCTGATGGCCGTCATGATGCCGATGATGTGGATGGTTGGCGGAATGGAGACTGGTGGCGCAGTATCGATGTCGCCGGTCTGGGGAATAGGGATGATGCTGGTATTCCTACTGATTGTCCTTGGGGTTGGATACGCACTCTATCGCACGCTCACTCAGGCAGGAATCAGCAGCGGGGACCCGGCAGTCGAAGAACTCAGAGTCGCGTATGCTCGTGGTGAATTGTCACAAGAAGAGTTCGAACAGCGGCGGGAAGCGCTCAAAGAAACGAACCAATAG
- a CDS encoding mercuric reductase (TIGRFAM: Mercuric reductase MerA~KEGG: hla:Hlac_2994 mercuric reductase~PFAM: FAD-dependent pyridine nucleotide-disulphide oxidoreductase; Pyridine nucleotide-disulphide oxidoreductase, NAD-binding region; Pyridine nucleotide-disulphide oxidoreductase, dimerisation) produces MEDNRSYDLVILGGGAAAFAAITEASGRGLSTAIVNTGLPIGGTCVNVGCVPSKHLLAVGESAAAPQKNPFEAVQYSDDEPTVDWDEALDGTDALVERFRQENYVDVAEHFETDIYEGYGELVDDTTIEIVDGPDKGIRITGEKTLVATGSSPWVLPIDGLDGVDYYTSETILKERNLPGSIVIIGGGYIALEWGQILHRIGVDVTILQRSERVLSGMEGQLGREMQRAFEEEGIKVITGNDFQRVRAPAVDGGADAIQSDVGIETLVDGNERTVTGDALFVATGVQPNSEDIGLETVGVEANDDGAILVDEHFQTANPDVYAAGDVIGEPELETVAAKEGNHAIKNAFGNEGVTIDYDTVPAVVFTSPEVASVGTTELEYMDEHGTCSCRTVQMEDVPRAKAVKNTDGLVQVVKHHETDEIVGVHMVGPRAADMIMEATLAVKFGLTVDDIIDTVHPFPTFSEAFKHACQAFRRDTSTMSCCVE; encoded by the coding sequence ATGGAGGATAACCGTTCGTATGATCTCGTGATTCTCGGCGGTGGGGCCGCTGCCTTTGCTGCCATCACGGAAGCGAGTGGACGAGGACTCTCGACGGCGATAGTGAATACAGGGCTCCCAATCGGCGGGACGTGCGTGAACGTCGGCTGTGTCCCTAGCAAACACCTCCTCGCTGTCGGCGAGAGCGCTGCTGCACCTCAAAAGAATCCGTTCGAGGCAGTCCAGTACAGCGACGATGAGCCGACAGTCGACTGGGACGAGGCACTCGACGGTACTGACGCTCTCGTCGAGCGGTTCCGGCAGGAGAACTACGTCGACGTCGCCGAGCACTTCGAAACCGACATCTACGAGGGCTACGGCGAACTGGTCGACGACACGACCATCGAGATCGTCGACGGCCCCGACAAGGGTATCAGGATTACCGGCGAGAAAACGTTGGTCGCGACTGGAAGTTCACCCTGGGTACTGCCCATCGACGGGCTCGACGGCGTCGATTACTACACGAGCGAAACCATCCTCAAGGAACGTAATCTCCCCGGTAGCATCGTTATCATCGGTGGCGGGTACATCGCCCTTGAGTGGGGCCAGATCCTCCATCGCATCGGCGTCGACGTGACCATCCTACAGCGTTCCGAGCGCGTCCTCTCAGGGATGGAAGGCCAACTCGGTCGCGAGATGCAGCGGGCCTTCGAGGAAGAGGGAATTAAGGTGATCACCGGGAACGACTTCCAGCGCGTCCGCGCGCCAGCAGTCGACGGAGGCGCCGACGCGATACAGTCAGACGTGGGCATCGAGACGCTTGTCGACGGCAACGAGCGCACGGTCACGGGAGATGCGCTGTTCGTCGCAACTGGCGTCCAGCCCAACAGCGAGGATATCGGCCTTGAGACAGTTGGAGTGGAGGCGAACGACGACGGGGCTATTCTTGTCGACGAGCACTTCCAGACGGCGAATCCGGACGTGTATGCGGCCGGTGACGTGATCGGCGAGCCCGAATTGGAGACGGTTGCCGCCAAAGAGGGCAACCACGCTATCAAAAACGCCTTCGGTAACGAGGGAGTTACCATCGACTACGACACGGTGCCAGCAGTCGTGTTCACCAGCCCGGAGGTTGCCTCTGTCGGGACGACCGAACTGGAGTACATGGACGAACACGGTACCTGTTCCTGCCGCACCGTCCAGATGGAGGACGTGCCGCGGGCAAAGGCCGTCAAGAACACCGATGGCCTCGTTCAGGTCGTCAAACACCACGAAACTGACGAGATCGTCGGCGTCCATATGGTCGGTCCCCGCGCCGCCGACATGATCATGGAAGCGACACTGGCCGTGAAGTTCGGCCTGACCGTCGACGACATCATCGACACCGTCCACCCGTTCCCAACATTCTCGGAAGCGTTCAAACACGCCTGTCAGGCGTTCCGCCGAGACACGTCGACGATGAGCTGCTGTGTCGAGTAG
- a CDS encoding transcriptional regulator, HxlR family (PFAM: Helix-turn-helix, HxlR type~KEGG: hla:Hlac_2995 transcriptional regulator, HxlR family): protein MADSTSSPAPTCDVDGTCYCPLTGVIDTLSQKYAMQLISIIGAHESLRFGAIEGHLSSASTSTISKRLDEFEDAGLISRTQYNEIPPRVEYSLTGDGDDVRTRLEPLLEWASTAE from the coding sequence ATGGCAGATTCAACATCATCACCCGCCCCTACGTGCGATGTCGACGGAACGTGCTACTGTCCGCTGACCGGTGTCATCGACACGCTCAGCCAGAAATATGCGATGCAGCTGATTAGCATCATTGGCGCTCACGAGTCACTCCGGTTTGGGGCGATCGAGGGCCATCTCTCGAGCGCCAGTACCTCGACCATCTCGAAACGGCTCGACGAATTCGAGGATGCCGGACTGATCTCTCGAACTCAATACAATGAGATCCCGCCCCGTGTGGAGTACTCGCTGACCGGCGACGGGGACGACGTGAGAACTCGGCTCGAACCCCTCTTGGAGTGGGCCTCGACGGCAGAGTGA
- a CDS encoding Dihydrolipoyl dehydrogenase (KEGG: hbo:Hbor_32240 pyruvate/2-oxoglutarate dehydrogenase complex, dihydrolipoamide dehydrogenase component~PFAM: FAD-dependent pyridine nucleotide-disulphide oxidoreductase; Pyridine nucleotide-disulphide oxidoreductase, dimerisation) produces MKEYDLIVLGGGTGNIVASEATEEGLNVALVERDRLGGTCLNRGCNPSKRLIHSANVAETVRNADRFGVDASIDDVAFEDIVNGVAETMAKTAEAKAERARENDRLTFYQAEGRFVDEHTVEVSGDDGTGGKRISADRIVFAGGSRPLIPDSIDGTDRVNFLTSAEALTGDIGGLPDRLVVVGGGYIAVEMSHFFSQMGSDVTIVGHGEMLVDREDADIAQQVTDAYREEHDLRLGYTVTEMADDGGAKRVTAESESGEEIDVSGDELLVATGRQPNSDLWNVSAAGIETDEKGFVETDEYLRTSVDGVWAIGDIAGNYMFKHSGDKEAEYVVENAVRGNEREVTYPGMAHAIFGSPEIGSLGKTEGEIADDVEYEVGTFAYDDQALGAALDNKGGFAKAIVDEDGEILGVHVVGPEASALIHEVSTAVAAGADATTVAETIHVHPALSEVVQGAFRRVTDVSAEMSP; encoded by the coding sequence ATGAAGGAGTACGATCTAATCGTTTTGGGCGGAGGGACCGGAAACATCGTCGCGTCGGAAGCGACGGAGGAGGGACTGAACGTCGCGTTGGTCGAGCGAGATAGGCTCGGCGGAACCTGTCTCAACCGCGGGTGTAATCCCTCAAAGAGGCTGATTCACAGCGCGAACGTCGCAGAAACCGTCAGAAACGCCGACCGGTTCGGTGTCGACGCCTCAATAGACGACGTCGCGTTCGAGGACATTGTCAACGGCGTCGCGGAGACGATGGCCAAGACTGCCGAAGCGAAGGCCGAACGCGCCCGCGAGAACGACCGCCTCACGTTCTATCAGGCGGAAGGGCGCTTCGTCGACGAACACACCGTCGAGGTGAGCGGTGACGACGGCACCGGCGGCAAGCGGATTTCTGCGGACCGAATCGTTTTCGCCGGAGGGTCCCGGCCGTTGATTCCCGACTCCATCGACGGGACCGACCGAGTCAACTTTCTCACCAGTGCCGAGGCGCTAACCGGGGACATCGGCGGACTCCCCGACCGATTGGTGGTGGTCGGCGGCGGGTACATCGCTGTCGAGATGAGCCACTTCTTCTCACAGATGGGGTCCGACGTGACCATCGTCGGCCACGGCGAGATGCTCGTCGACCGCGAGGACGCGGATATCGCCCAGCAAGTCACCGACGCCTACCGGGAGGAACACGACCTCCGTCTGGGATACACGGTGACGGAGATGGCCGACGACGGCGGAGCAAAGCGCGTCACCGCCGAATCCGAGAGCGGCGAGGAGATAGACGTCTCGGGCGACGAACTCCTCGTCGCGACCGGGCGGCAACCGAACTCGGACCTCTGGAACGTCTCGGCCGCCGGCATCGAAACCGATGAGAAGGGGTTCGTGGAGACGGACGAGTACCTCCGAACGTCCGTCGACGGAGTCTGGGCTATCGGCGACATCGCCGGCAACTACATGTTCAAACACTCCGGCGACAAGGAGGCCGAGTACGTCGTCGAAAACGCCGTCCGGGGCAACGAGAGAGAGGTGACGTATCCGGGGATGGCTCACGCGATATTCGGGTCGCCGGAGATAGGGAGTCTGGGAAAGACGGAAGGCGAGATAGCCGACGACGTAGAGTACGAAGTGGGGACGTTCGCCTACGACGACCAAGCACTCGGGGCGGCGCTCGACAACAAGGGCGGGTTCGCGAAGGCCATCGTCGACGAGGACGGGGAGATACTGGGAGTCCACGTCGTCGGCCCGGAGGCGTCGGCGCTGATTCACGAGGTCAGCACCGCCGTCGCCGCCGGCGCTGACGCGACGACTGTCGCAGAGACCATCCACGTCCACCCGGCGCTGTCGGAGGTGGTTCAGGGCGCGTTCCGGCGCGTCACCGACGTCTCGGCGGAGATGTCGCCGTAG
- a CDS encoding dihydrolipoamide dehydrogenase (TIGRFAM: Dihydrolipoamide dehydrogenase~KEGG: hla:Hlac_2992 dihydrolipoamide dehydrogenase~PFAM: FAD-dependent pyridine nucleotide-disulphide oxidoreductase; Pyridine nucleotide-disulphide oxidoreductase, NAD-binding region; Pyridine nucleotide-disulphide oxidoreductase, dimerisation), translating into MTNTDYDLIVLGGGMAGLPVAMKCGYSGMDVALVEEGLLGGTCLNRGCIPTKTMLRSAEVANLARRSEEFGIDIDGAIEPDIDAIVERKDDIVESIRKGAYENVESNENIDFVEGHGIFESPHEIRVDDRTLSAETIVINTGARPTRPSIDGLDDVDVHDSTDLLERASIPPSLAVIGGGYVGCEYAQMYSRFGADVTVFQRGDTLLPDEDPDVSEVIETAFENEEITVQTGTPVTALTETNDGIRVDAGADGTVSVTASDVALAAGRTPNTDGLQLEDIGASLDENGFVETDDSFRTTADGVYAIGDVSGPPMFTHSARDDADLLYRHLAKSEEISTKGRTVPWAVFTDPQIGHVGLTEQEAREAGYEVGVGRQDFADQGKPKALGETEGFVKLVTNAETDELLGAHIVGEQGAEIVHELVLAIELGATADDIANTMHIHPTLPESINSAAGGVHKPS; encoded by the coding sequence ATGACAAACACTGACTACGATCTGATCGTCCTCGGCGGCGGAATGGCGGGCCTCCCAGTCGCGATGAAGTGCGGGTACAGCGGGATGGACGTAGCACTCGTCGAGGAGGGCCTCCTCGGCGGGACGTGTCTCAATCGCGGCTGCATCCCGACGAAGACGATGCTCCGGAGTGCAGAGGTCGCGAACCTCGCCCGCCGGAGCGAAGAGTTCGGTATCGATATCGACGGCGCCATCGAGCCAGACATAGACGCCATCGTCGAGCGGAAAGACGACATCGTCGAGAGCATCCGCAAGGGGGCCTACGAGAACGTCGAGAGCAACGAGAACATCGACTTCGTCGAAGGTCACGGCATCTTCGAATCCCCACATGAAATTCGCGTCGACGATCGAACCCTCTCGGCCGAAACCATCGTCATCAACACGGGCGCCCGACCGACGAGGCCGTCGATCGACGGCCTCGACGACGTCGACGTTCACGACAGCACGGATCTGCTGGAGCGTGCCTCGATTCCCCCCTCACTGGCCGTCATCGGCGGTGGCTACGTCGGCTGTGAGTACGCCCAGATGTACAGCCGGTTCGGGGCGGACGTCACCGTCTTCCAGCGCGGCGACACCCTCCTCCCAGATGAAGATCCGGACGTGAGCGAGGTCATCGAGACGGCCTTCGAAAACGAAGAAATCACCGTCCAGACCGGTACGCCAGTGACGGCACTCACGGAGACCAACGACGGCATCCGTGTCGACGCCGGTGCCGACGGCACCGTCTCCGTCACCGCCTCGGACGTTGCCCTCGCAGCGGGCCGAACACCGAATACGGACGGCCTCCAGCTCGAAGACATCGGCGCGTCACTGGACGAGAACGGATTCGTCGAGACCGACGACAGCTTCAGAACGACTGCTGACGGTGTCTACGCCATTGGCGACGTGAGCGGGCCGCCGATGTTCACCCATTCCGCTCGCGACGACGCAGATCTCCTGTATCGGCACCTCGCGAAAAGCGAAGAAATCAGCACCAAGGGCCGAACCGTCCCATGGGCGGTGTTCACCGACCCGCAGATCGGCCACGTCGGGCTGACCGAACAAGAAGCACGCGAAGCGGGGTACGAGGTCGGCGTCGGCCGCCAGGACTTCGCTGACCAAGGCAAGCCGAAGGCGCTCGGCGAAACGGAGGGATTTGTCAAACTAGTCACGAACGCGGAGACTGACGAATTACTCGGAGCGCACATCGTCGGCGAACAGGGCGCCGAGATCGTCCACGAACTCGTCCTCGCCATCGAACTCGGGGCGACTGCCGACGACATCGCGAACACGATGCACATCCACCCGACGCTGCCGGAAAGCATCAACTCCGCAGCAGGCGGCGTTCACAAACCCTCGTGA